Proteins co-encoded in one Actinoallomurus bryophytorum genomic window:
- a CDS encoding SWIM zinc finger family protein → MTADGRQDRIRGFPAFARQRASRRFARSWWGHAWIRAIEDTSLDQALLTRGRAYARAGRVGPITISPGRIAALVQDDHDLPHQAVIHVERLTNTQWERLLDEIAARSGHIAALLDDEMPRDLATAAEDAGVPLLPGIGDLEPDCACPDWGHPCKHAAALCYQASWLLDEDPFVLLLLRGRGRRELLEELQHRTPPLGTPAAEAYALPPRPLPPPPPLPPAAGSEPMEPLAALAAQRARALLES, encoded by the coding sequence ATGACCGCGGACGGCCGGCAGGACCGGATCCGCGGCTTCCCCGCCTTCGCCCGGCAGCGCGCGAGCCGACGGTTCGCCCGGTCATGGTGGGGCCACGCCTGGATCAGGGCGATCGAGGACACCTCACTCGACCAGGCCCTGCTGACCAGGGGCCGTGCGTACGCCCGAGCCGGACGCGTCGGCCCGATCACCATCAGCCCAGGCCGCATCGCCGCACTCGTCCAGGACGACCACGACCTGCCCCACCAGGCCGTCATCCACGTCGAACGGCTCACGAACACCCAGTGGGAACGCCTCCTGGACGAGATCGCCGCCCGGTCAGGGCACATCGCGGCACTGCTCGACGACGAGATGCCCCGTGACCTCGCCACCGCCGCCGAGGACGCGGGCGTGCCCCTGCTGCCCGGCATCGGCGACCTCGAGCCCGACTGCGCCTGCCCCGACTGGGGGCACCCCTGCAAGCACGCCGCCGCGCTGTGCTACCAAGCGTCATGGCTGCTGGACGAGGACCCGTTCGTGCTGCTGTTGCTGCGCGGGCGCGGCCGGCGCGAGCTGCTGGAGGAGCTCCAGCACCGCACCCCGCCCCTCGGAACTCCCGCCGCCGAGGCGTACGCGCTCCCGCCACGGCCACTCCCTCCCCCACCACCGCTGCCCCCGGCGGCCGGATCCGAACCGATGGAACCGCTCGCCGCACTGGCCGCCCAGCGTGCGAGAGCCCTACTCGAGTCGTAG